The genomic segment CCGGACAGGCTCCAGCGGGTCTGGAGCCTGTCCGTTTATTAGTGCCGGGTTAGAAGTATATGTGCGCGGCTGCGCTGCCGGTAAGCGCCATGATTGTTTTTGTGGAAACGCCCGAGCCGTTATCGTAGCGCTGAAAAGCGAACGGGATGACTTTGAAATCAAAACCGAAATGGTTTTTGATCAGAACTTCCCCGCCGACAAACGGATTCATTCCATAAAATTTGTCGGTCACTCCGTCATTGCGTCCGGGCGAAAACAGAAACAGCGCTCCGGCCTGAAGCATGATGCCGGGATAAATTTCATGGTTCCACAATCCGTCCAGCATAAGGTCGTAACCGTCGGAAATCCCGGTGTTGTCGGTTTCAATATAGGCGTATTGCCCTCCCCATTGCGAAGCCGCTGGCAACGAAATACCGCACGTCAAAAGAATCGCTTCTGATACCCAAACCAGTCTTTCCTGCCAGATCAACGGCGAACGCCGGGCCGGACGGTGCCGCGGCGGCCAACACAGTTGCCAATTTGCGCAATATCCCCCTTGCTGATGATTTCGGTTTGCACTGATCCGGGATTAGGGCATCTAACAAAGCGGTCTGCGCGTATTCTTTAAACTTATCTCAATTCGGTTAAAGAACCGGGCCGCGAATCCGGGTGCGTTGTGTTGGCTTGCGGGTTTTTGCCGCCACGCAACAGAAATTCTGGCACCACGGTTTGCGGGGGGGGAAATTGCTATAATTTGCAAATATGAAACGCATGAATTATCCGTCGGTTAAGCAGGCCGGCCTGTTTGCGGGGCTGGTTTTATGCTGTTCGTTTCTTTCGGGCGAGGCGGCGGAACGGCCCGGAAGAATTTTGGGGCAGGACCTGATGAAAACACTTTCCGCGCCGGCGTGCTTTGACTCGCGTGACTGGCTTGCGGCCGGGCTTGTGGCTGGCGGCGCGGTTACCCTTTATTCGCTGGACGGCGAAATCCGGGATACGGTTCAGCGCAACCGCGGCGGCACGACCAATGCTGTCGAAAATATCTTCAAATCATTCGGGCGCGTGGAAACCGCGCTGCCGGCATTCGCGCTGACTTATGCCGGAGCGGCGTATTTCGGGAACGGCAAACTGAAAGAAGCCGCGGGCATGTCGCTGGAGAGCTTTATCATCGCCGGTTTTATATTCCAGAGCGTCAAATACCTGACTCATCGCGACAGGCCTTGCGAAAACACCTCGCCCTATAAATGGCACGGCCCGGGCATATATGATCAATACCAGTCGTTTCCCTCGGGAGACGCCGCCACCGCGTTCGCCCTGCTTACGCCCGTAGCTCATGTGTATAAGGATACGCCGCTGGTTGCGCCGCTGGCTTATTCCGCCGCCGCTTTTGCGTCGCTCGGGCGGCTGAACCACAACGACCACTGGGCGTCCGATGTATTTGTCGGCGCGGCGCTCGGGTTTTTCACCGCGAAAGCGGTTATAAAATACAGAGAAACCGGCGGCGACGTGGCGGTTATTCCCGTAATCAGTGCCGATAAGCAGGGTGTTATGCTGACCGGCAGATTCTGACAACCGCAGCCGGAGTTTCAGTGGACGGACAGTACAAGAGGAGCCGCTAGTATGCGCGAGATGCCGCTTTCAAAAGTGTTTCAACTGCTGGAACCGGGGCCGGTGGTTTTGCTGACGACCGCCAGCAGCCGAAAAGCCAATATCATGACCATGAGCTGGCATATGATGATGGAATTCACGCCGCCGAGAATAGGATGTGTTGTCAGTTCCGGCAACTGCAGCTACAGGGCTTTGCGCAGGAATAAGGAATGTGTTATTGCGATTCCGGCGCTGGATATCGCGTCCGTAACCGTTGAAATCGGCAACTGTTCCGGGCGGGATGTTGATAAATTCAAAAAATTCGGGCTGACGCCGCTGCCCGCGGAAAAGGTCGGGGCGCCGCTTGTGGGCGAGTGTCTGGCAAATCTCGAGTGCCGCGTAATCAATACAACATTAACCGCCAGGTACTGCCTTTTCGTTCTGGAAGTGGTAAAGGCCTGGCGCAATCCCGCCCGCCGGGAACGCAGGACTCTTCACGCCAACGGCGACGGAACTTTTGTGATTGACGGAAAAACTCTCAATCTCAAAGCCAGAATGACCAAATGGCCGCAGTTTATTTAGCCGGCTGCCCGGCTGTTTTGAGCCGATGAAGAAAATCCCCGTTTGCGCGGGTTTTTCAAGCGGTGTGGCGCATGTTCCGTTTTGTCAGTTTTGCGAACAGGTGGAATAACGCGATTTGCAGCAGCGCGCATAAAAACATTATCCGGCTCAGCCGCGGATGCAGCGGCGGCGTAAGCAGAATCTGATAGCCTTTTTTATAGATCATGACATCACGCACATTTTCCACCCGCCGGTATTGAACCGGTTCGCCCGGGTTGCGGCTCACCCACGCCAGCTGGCTGTGTTGCGGCCATTGAACCGGCAGGGCAAGACCGATGAAGGGGATTGATTTTTTTATGCCGTCTTGCGGATTGTCCGTGTTTTGAATGAACAGAACATTGACCGTGCCCATAGCCCATATCCCGACGGCCAGAAAGCCGCCGAGCGTAACCAGAAAAACCGCTTTTGCCGCCCGGCCGACTATATATTCTTCGCATTCATCGCGTTCCCGCACCGCCGCGACATATCCCAGAAACCTGTCCCGCAGGGCGGATTTAAACAGCACCACACCCAGAAAATACCAGGCGGTCAGCAGCCACACCGCAAGGATAAGCGGGCGTATGGCCAGGCCGGGGAATAACGCGGTCACTACGGACATCCCGCCTGCAACCGCAAAAAAGATCAGCAGGCTCCAGTGCAGGCAACGAAAGAATTTTTTCATGAATTTTCTCCTTCACAGTAAAATATGTCTTCTATCCGCATTTTGAAAAACATGCCCAGTTTAAACGCCAATTCCAGCGAAGGCAGATAAGTGCTGTTTTCCACATAGTTCATCGTCGCACGCGTTACGCCTACGGCTGTGGCCAGTTCTTCCTGCGTGATATTTTTCGCTTTGCGCAGCCCGGACAGATTGTTGTGTATTTTCAGTGTTGACGGTTTTCCCATGATTTTTCCTCATGTCAAACTAGTTTGACATGGATAGTGTATAACTAGTTTGACATTTTGTCAACGCCTTTTTTCCACGTCTTTTTTTCATAACCGGTTTTGGTCCGGCTGATAAAATATGCGCCGGCCCGCGTGCTGCAATAGACTGGGCAAAAAGGGAACGCCGGCGTGTGTTTGATCAGCCGGCTTGCAATTGTGTTCGGGGCAGACAAAAGGCGTGTGCCGGTGTTGGTCGGCTGATTTGATTCTGTTCCCGCAAATTACGCGCGTGTGCCTGTGGCCTGCCGGCAATTATTATGGTGTGATCGGCGAACAGGCGGGACGGGCTGTTTATTTCATGCGCGTGGTATGTGAAAGTTCCGAAGCGCGGACACAGGAGTTTGCGGCGTAAAATGAAACTCCCCCGGCTGTGCCATTGGCCTGCCGGTTGTTACTACGCTTTACCGGCAAGCCGGGGGTTTCTTTGGGTTTTGCCCTGCTTGCGCAGAGTTACACGCGCCATCCCACTGCCTGAGCTATGTCATGCCGGCCAGCGCAGGGGTTTTGTGAGGGGAATTTATAAAAAACCTCCGGAATGGATCCGGAGGTTTTTTAAAGGTTACGGAGAGTTTACTTTGTTGCCGGTGCGGCAGTATCGGTTTTTTCAGTTTTGGCTGGCGCGGATCCGCGGGTTGCTTTAATTTTTTTCCTGCCCGGTTTTTTTGCGTCAGCGGCAACTTCAAAAACATAGAACTCGTCCAGTTCAACGATACCGTCGGCGTTTCTGTCCATTTTTTTGAGCGAGTCGTCGTAGCTGGCGTTGTGCTCCGATCCGGTGACTTTGCCGTTTTTGTCAGTATCAATTTCCGCGTAAAAAGCTGTTCTCCGGGCTACACATTCCGTGTAATGTTTCCCGGCGGATTTATGTTTGGCGGCATCGTCTTTTTTCGGTTCTTCCCCGCAGAAAAACACCACATATTCGCCCAATTCCACCAGTCCGTCCTGATTGGCATCCATTTCGCCGCGCCATTTCAGGTGGCCTTTGGCAAATTCTTCCCTGCTGAGTTTGCCGTCCTGGTTTTTATCCATTTCCGCGAATCTGGCCTTTCGGCCCGCCTGGCGCTCTTCGTGAGTTGTCACGCCGTTTTTGTCGGTATCAAACGGAACCATATGTGCCGTATGCGTGTTTTGAGGAAGTTCCGCCGCTTTTACCGGACCTGCAACCGCCGCAAGCAGGCCCAATACTGCGATGCCCGGTAATTTCATTTTCCGCTCCTTTGCGAGTTAAATGCCGCCGGCCGTATCTTTGCCGCCTTTCTTCGGCCTTTTAAATTATACTAAAAAGGATGTTCCGGCCAGGCTGTTCCGCAAATATTTAATTCAGGCTGTCCGCTCCGGTTTTTGTATAATTTATTCCGGCGGATATGTTTGCGGAAAGGAGACGGCGCATGAGAACAAATACGGTGGTGCTGGAAAATGCGGGCGGTAATGCGGTTTTGCGGGAACTGGGAGTTATTTTCGGAGCCTCTCTTTTTATAGCGGTTCTGGCGCAGGCGGCGGTGCCGCTGCCTTTTACGCCGGTGCCGTTCACGCTGCAGACTCTTGGCCTTTATCTCGCGGCGGCGGTTCTGGGCCCGAAGCGCGGCACAATGGCGGTTGCGGCTTATTTGGCGGAAGGCGCGGCGGGCCTGCCGGTGTTTGCGGCAGGCGGGTTCGGCCCGGCCTGCCTGGTCGGGCCTGCGGGCGGATATCTTCTGGGGTTTGTGCCGGCGGCTTTCATTATCGGATTGACTGGAGCCAAATCCGGTCGGCTGGCTGCGTGTGTCTCTTTTGCATGCGGCGCGGCGGCGCTTTATTGCGCGGGGCTGGTTCAGCTTGGTCATTTTGTGCCGGCCGGGCTGCTGCTCAAAGCGGGGTTGTGGTCGTTTCTGCCGGGCGAGATCATAAAAATCGGCATGGCGGTCGCGATATGGCCCGGCCTAAGAAAACTTGCCGGCAGAATATAGCGGCTTGGTTTTTCGGGTTAAACGAAGGCCCCGCATAAGCGGGGCCTTCGTTTTATGAATTCCGCTCGCAAAACCCCGGTGCTGGCCGGCACGGCATGATGACTGCCGGCATGGCATAGCTCAGGCCGGGGGAGCTTTATCCGATCGCCGTGCAGTTGAAATAAACGGTTGCGGCTGATCGCCTGCGCATCAAGGCTGGTCCGGCGGCGCAACGCGGCCGGGGAAATTCGGCACGGCGCGGCGCGGCCGGCTTCGGCGCGAAAGGCCTGCCGGAATGCGCTGGCTTGAAACCGCCGCGGCTCGGGAACGGATTTGATACGGCTTGAAACCAATCTGGCATGCGGCGGGGGCGGCCGGGCTGAAAATTCTGCAACCGCCGTGCCTGATACTCCGCAGGCGGACCGGCGCGCTAATCGCGCGACAGCGCTTTCGCGAATTTCTCAGCCGATTCGCTCCAGTGCGGGATCGTAACGCCCAGTTCCCGGCACAGCGCGGCGTTCGTCATGGCGGAAAAAACCGGGCGCGCGGCGGGCATATTGAAATCGGCCAGTTTTGCGGGCGATATTTTTACGTCCAGTCCCAGACATTTAAGCGACAGCTCCGCCCACTCATAGCGCGAGCAATACCCGCCGTTTACCAGGTGCCAGCGGCCGGTCAGGCCATGCTCAATGGCTTTGAGCGTGGTGTCGGCGATGTCTTCTACGCTGGTCGGCACGGAGGTTTCGTCCGCCGTTATTTTCAATTCATTCTGCGTTTTTGCCCATTGGGAAAGTTTGAAAATGAAATTCTGCCGGCCCTGCCCATATACCCAGCTTGAACGCAGCACCAGGGCGCGCGCTCCGCTGGCCAAAACCAGTTCTTCGCCCTCCAGCTTGGTGCGGCCGTAGTTGTTGAGCGGACGGGGCCGGTCGGTTTCGGTGTAGGGAACGTTGTGCGCGCCGTCAAAAACATAATCCGTGCCGTAATGAATCAGCTGCGCGTTTATTTTTTTCGCCGCGCTGGCCAGATTCCGCGGGCCGAGCGCGTTGGCGCGGCGCGCGGAGTCATATTCCTGTTCGGCCTTGTCCACCAGATTATAGGCGGCGCAGTTGATTATTATCGAAGGCCTGAACGCCGTGACGGCCTGCTCAGTTTCGTCCGGGTCGGCTATGTCGAGCGTGTCAATATCGCAGGCGCTGACTTCGGCGCCGTTGCGTTCAAACCGTTCCAGAAATGCGCGGGCGAGCTGCCCTTTGGAGCCTGTTATAAGTACTTTCATATAAAGACCAGCCTTTTAAAAGCGTTGAATTATGCCGCTGTTTCAAGTGTATCAAATTGCCGTTGTGTCATAAATCCGCGGCTCCTGCGCCGGAGGCCGGGAAATCCTGAAAAAACCAGTGTCATGAATTATCGGAATTATGTGATAAATGGGTTACGGGGTGAAAAAAGATAACGGATCAGGTATTGCGGATCCGTGCCGGAGCCCGCCGGTGACTGATCCCCGGACCGGAAAAAATCTTTGGCCCGGCCGGGGACGAATCCGGAAAAGCCGCCGCCAAATAGCTTTGCTGAGCCGGTGAAAATTCCGCGGCGGCGGGAGCGTTTCAATCTGGCTCTTGTCAAAACGCGGGGGAATGTATTACAATATTCCTACGTTTCCGTAATACTCGGTAGCATCATGGGCGGGTGGCGGAATGGCAGACGCGTACGGCTCAGGACCGTATGGACGAAAGTCCTTAAGGGTTCAAGTCCCTTTCCGCCCATAGCTTTAATCACATGGATACGCTGTTGTAGCCTGTGTATAATATATATCGCGGCAAGCTGTAGGCCGTATATATACGGAGGAAAAATGAAAAACATCAACAAAGCAGCGAAAAAGGGTTTTACGCTCATCGAACTGATGATCGTAGTCGCTATCATTGGTATTCTGGCTGCAGTCGCCATCCCTAAATTCGCTGATCTCATCAACAAGTCCAAAGAAGGCGCCACCAAAGGCAGTCTGGGCGCGGTGCGCAGTGCCATCACTGTGTACTATGGCGATATGGAAGGCGTGTATCCCAACGACAATCTGTCGCAGGGGTTCACTCCCAAATATATTGCCGCGATCCCGGTCGCCAAAGTTCCCCCGCTGTCTGACAGCGCGGCGGTTGCCGCTGTTGCTTCGACCAGCGCTCTTACCGGCAATACCGGCGGTTGGGCGTATGTCAACGTAAGCGGTGACGCGGGCTGGGGAACCTTTGTAGTCAACACAGTCGGAACTGACTCCAAAGGCATTGTGTGGACCACCCACTAAGGACCTGCTGTTAAGTTTGACCGGGCCCCGCGTTATGCGGGGCCCGTTTTTTTTGCGCCGGCCGGCATTATTTATTATTATTGTTATCATGCCAGAGGTTATCGCGGTTATTCCCGCGCGGCAAGGGAGAACGGCAATGCGCAATACCGGCAGTGGTAACCGGTGGGGGTTTACGCTGATTGAACTGATGATCATCATGGCGATTATCGGGATCCTTTCCGCTGTTGCCATACCGAAGTTTTCCGAACTTATCGCCAAGTCGAGGGAAGGCGCCACCAAAGGCAATCTGGGCGAAGTGCGCAGCGCCATTACCGTGTATTACGGCGACATGGAGGGTGTGTATCCCAACGATAACCTGTCGCAGGGGTTCACTCCCAAATACCTTCCCGAAATTCCCGTGGCCAAACTGCCGCCATTACCCGATAGCGCGGCTGTCGCGGCAATCCCTTCCACCAGCGCCATAGCGGGCGCGGCGGGCGGCTGGGCGTATGTCAATGCAAGCGCGGACAGCTGCTGGGGCACTTTCGTGGCCAACTCCCTCGGCACCGATTCCAAAGGCGTGGTATGGACCGCGCACTGAAGCGCTTCTTTTGATTTATCACGGGCCCGGGCATACCCCCCGGGCCCGTTTTTTTGCGCGGACGGCTGGATATTTAATACCATATAATGAATCCGTGTTCCATTGCCGCGGGCCGGCGCGCGGGATTATTTTACAGGTGGTGGCATGACAGCGTTTTCCATAGCGTTTTTTATTGTTGTATTCCTGTTCGGTCTTGTGATAGGGAGTTTCCTCAACGTGTGCATTTACCGGATGCCGCTGGAGGACAAATCGGTGGTCAACCCGCCTCATTCCGCCTGCCCGAAATGCGGCAGTCCCATACGCTGGTATGACAATGTTCCGCTGCTGAGTTTTGCGCTGCTGGGCGGCAAATGCCGCAACTGCCGGCAGGCGATTTCATGGCGGTACCCGGCGATCGAGCTGCTGACGGGCGTGCTGACGGTCTGTTTCGTTTCAAAAAACATCCCGTTGTGGTGGTGGACGGCGGGCGTGCTGATTGCGGTTTACATGCTGCTGGTTCTCTCCATAATTGATCTGGACCTGCTTATCATACCGGACGAGCTTTCTCTGGGGATGATCGGGGTGGGGCTGGCGTTCGCGGCGGTCAACCCGAATTTTTCCGGCGGGTTCTGGCACCGCATCATGGAAAGCGCGATAGGCGGCGCGGCCGGTTTCGGCCTGTTCATGTTCATTGCTGTGGCGGGCGAGTGGATTTTCAAGAAGGAGGCTATGGGCGGAGGAGATATCAAGCTCATGGCCGGCGCGGGCACGTTGATAGGGGCGCAGGGGGTCGTGTCGTCGCTGATGCTGGGTTCGGCCGCGGGTTCGGTGTATGGCATTGCGCTTCTGCTGCGGAAAAAAGCGGCGCGCGGCGATCCGATTCCCTTCGGGCCGTTTCTGAGCATAGGCATCCTGATCAATCTCTATCAGCTGATTCCGTTAAGCGCGTATCTCTGGGGACAATAATATGGCGGATGAACCTAAACTGGTGCGCAAACGCCCCACGAAGGACGAGGTGCTGGCTTCGGCGTTTTATTACGCTGTCAAGGCGCATGAATATCAGGTGCGCAAGGGCACGGGCCTGCCCTACATAGAACACCCGGTCCGGGTGGCGGCGCTGCTGATGGAAATGCGGGCCAGTTCCGATATGGTGGCGGCGGGTTTTCTGCATGACGTGGTGGAGGATACCGACCGCACCGCCGAAGAACTCGCCAGAATGTTCGGCCCGGCGGTGGCGAAGCTGGTTACCGCGGTAAGCGAAAACAAGGGCGATACCTGGGACTCGCGCAAACAGAAAACGCTTCGCGCGCTGCGCACGGCCGATTATACGGTGGTGCGGCTTGTGCTGGCCGACAAGCTCGACAATATCCGTTCCATAGCGGATGATTTCGGCCGGAACGGCGAGAACGTCTGGCTGCGGTTTTCGCGCCCGTTTGAAAAGCAGCGCTGGTATTATAAAGGGCTGGCGCGCGTGCTGAAACTGCGCACAAAACACCATCGCGAATACCGCTGGACCGAGGAATTCTGCGCGCTGGTAAAAACAGTTTTCAAACAGGGCCCGGCCAGCTGACCGCCACGCGGCCAGATAGCTGATTTGATATGCCAAGAAAAAAATCACCCGGCACCGTCGCAACCAACCGCAAGGCGCTTTTCAACTACGCGGTTCTTGAAACTTATGAGGCCGGTATCTGCCTGACCGGGCCGGAAGTGAAATCCGTGCGGCTTGGCAATGTCACCATAGAGGGCAGTTTCGCGCGCGTTGACGGCGACGAGGTGTTTCTGCATAATCTCAGCATCAGGCCCTATGAATTCAATCATGTGCAAGTGCTGCCGCCGGACCGGATCCGCAAGCTGCTGCTCGGGCGCAAAGAGATTGACCGGCTGATCGGCAAGACCCGCATCAAGGGCCACACGCTTGTTCCGCTGGAGATTTATTTTAAAAACGGCTGGGCGAAGCTCAAACTCGCGCTCGCGCAGGGCAAACAGCATAAGGACAAGCGCGATTCAATCAAAAAACGCGAAGTCGAGCGCGACATGGAGCGGGCGGTCCGCAGCAGGAACCGCTAGCCTCGCGCCGGGTCTGGCGCGGCAGGTTGACAGGTGAATTCAGTAAAATTCAAACCGAGCGTGTTTTTCAGCGCAGGCGGCTGGAAAGCCGCCTGCGCGACGGCGGCGTTTCTGCTGTCGCTTGGCTTGTTGTATGCGGCGGTCAGGCCGGCCTGTTATGTAGGCAGATTTAATGACGATGTGCGGCATTTTCTGGCCGCGCGCTCTATTCTGCAGGGCCATTACCGCCAGCTGGCCACGCCGGATGGCGGGCACATCTCCAATCTGTTGCCGGGTTATCCGCTTCTGCTGGCGCCCGCGGTCAGGCTGGGCGGCGCGGCGGCTGGCCAATGGGAAAACATACTGTTTTCCGTTTTGTATACGGGACTGCTGTTTATTCTTTTTAACAGGAACAGGCCGCTGGCTGTGCTGGCGGGCCTGCACCCGGCGCTGACGCTTCTGGCGGGCTCGATGATGACGGAGCCGTCCTATCTGTTTTTCACGACATTGGCGCTGCTTCTTTATGACAGGGGCGGCGGTTCGTCCGCCCCGGCGGTAATGCTTGCGGCGGGTTTCTCGGTATGGCTGCGCCCGCACGGCGCGCTTCTGCTGGTGGCGCTGGTTCCGTTTCTGCTGAGTGAGCGGCGCGACAGAAAAACACTGTCGTATATTTTGTGCGGCGCGGCGCTGGCGGTTCTGCCGTTCGCATATAATATGCTGGCGGCCGGCACGCCGGCTTCTTATTTCAGCGAGATTCCGCGCGCGGCAGGCCTGTGGGCAACAGTGTCGGCCCAACTGCAGAATATTTTCAGCAATATTCTTTTCACTTTCAAAATGCTGCCGGTTTTTGTCATCGCGGCTGAGTTTTCCGACGCGGCGGATT from the Elusimicrobiaceae bacterium genome contains:
- the rfbD gene encoding dTDP-4-dehydrorhamnose reductase, coding for MKVLITGSKGQLARAFLERFERNGAEVSACDIDTLDIADPDETEQAVTAFRPSIIINCAAYNLVDKAEQEYDSARRANALGPRNLASAAKKINAQLIHYGTDYVFDGAHNVPYTETDRPRPLNNYGRTKLEGEELVLASGARALVLRSSWVYGQGRQNFIFKLSQWAKTQNELKITADETSVPTSVEDIADTTLKAIEHGLTGRWHLVNGGYCSRYEWAELSLKCLGLDVKISPAKLADFNMPAARPVFSAMTNAALCRELGVTIPHWSESAEKFAKALSRD
- a CDS encoding prepilin peptidase, yielding MTAFSIAFFIVVFLFGLVIGSFLNVCIYRMPLEDKSVVNPPHSACPKCGSPIRWYDNVPLLSFALLGGKCRNCRQAISWRYPAIELLTGVLTVCFVSKNIPLWWWTAGVLIAVYMLLVLSIIDLDLLIIPDELSLGMIGVGLAFAAVNPNFSGGFWHRIMESAIGGAAGFGLFMFIAVAGEWIFKKEAMGGGDIKLMAGAGTLIGAQGVVSSLMLGSAAGSVYGIALLLRKKAARGDPIPFGPFLSIGILINLYQLIPLSAYLWGQ
- a CDS encoding type II secretion system protein, producing MPEVIAVIPARQGRTAMRNTGSGNRWGFTLIELMIIMAIIGILSAVAIPKFSELIAKSREGATKGNLGEVRSAITVYYGDMEGVYPNDNLSQGFTPKYLPEIPVAKLPPLPDSAAVAAIPSTSAIAGAAGGWAYVNASADSCWGTFVANSLGTDSKGVVWTAH
- a CDS encoding type II secretion system protein, encoding MKNINKAAKKGFTLIELMIVVAIIGILAAVAIPKFADLINKSKEGATKGSLGAVRSAITVYYGDMEGVYPNDNLSQGFTPKYIAAIPVAKVPPLSDSAAVAAVASTSALTGNTGGWAYVNVSGDAGWGTFVVNTVGTDSKGIVWTTH
- a CDS encoding flavin reductase family protein, producing MREMPLSKVFQLLEPGPVVLLTTASSRKANIMTMSWHMMMEFTPPRIGCVVSSGNCSYRALRRNKECVIAIPALDIASVTVEIGNCSGRDVDKFKKFGLTPLPAEKVGAPLVGECLANLECRVINTTLTARYCLFVLEVVKAWRNPARRERRTLHANGDGTFVIDGKTLNLKARMTKWPQFI
- a CDS encoding helix-turn-helix transcriptional regulator, whose amino-acid sequence is MGKPSTLKIHNNLSGLRKAKNITQEELATAVGVTRATMNYVENSTYLPSLELAFKLGMFFKMRIEDIFYCEGENS
- a CDS encoding biotin transporter BioY, translating into MRTNTVVLENAGGNAVLRELGVIFGASLFIAVLAQAAVPLPFTPVPFTLQTLGLYLAAAVLGPKRGTMAVAAYLAEGAAGLPVFAAGGFGPACLVGPAGGYLLGFVPAAFIIGLTGAKSGRLAACVSFACGAAALYCAGLVQLGHFVPAGLLLKAGLWSFLPGEIIKIGMAVAIWPGLRKLAGRI
- a CDS encoding HD domain-containing protein; the encoded protein is MADEPKLVRKRPTKDEVLASAFYYAVKAHEYQVRKGTGLPYIEHPVRVAALLMEMRASSDMVAAGFLHDVVEDTDRTAEELARMFGPAVAKLVTAVSENKGDTWDSRKQKTLRALRTADYTVVRLVLADKLDNIRSIADDFGRNGENVWLRFSRPFEKQRWYYKGLARVLKLRTKHHREYRWTEEFCALVKTVFKQGPAS
- a CDS encoding phosphatase PAP2 family protein; its protein translation is MKRMNYPSVKQAGLFAGLVLCCSFLSGEAAERPGRILGQDLMKTLSAPACFDSRDWLAAGLVAGGAVTLYSLDGEIRDTVQRNRGGTTNAVENIFKSFGRVETALPAFALTYAGAAYFGNGKLKEAAGMSLESFIIAGFIFQSVKYLTHRDRPCENTSPYKWHGPGIYDQYQSFPSGDAATAFALLTPVAHVYKDTPLVAPLAYSAAAFASLGRLNHNDHWASDVFVGAALGFFTAKAVIKYRETGGDVAVIPVISADKQGVMLTGRF
- the smpB gene encoding SsrA-binding protein SmpB encodes the protein MPRKKSPGTVATNRKALFNYAVLETYEAGICLTGPEVKSVRLGNVTIEGSFARVDGDEVFLHNLSIRPYEFNHVQVLPPDRIRKLLLGRKEIDRLIGKTRIKGHTLVPLEIYFKNGWAKLKLALAQGKQHKDKRDSIKKREVERDMERAVRSRNR